From the Solanum stenotomum isolate F172 unplaced genomic scaffold, ASM1918654v1 scaffold26733, whole genome shotgun sequence genome, the window GTACTACTTAGCAAACATGAAGCTTGGTATACATGAGCTGCAGGGCTGGTTTGCTGCTAAGAGAGCCTAATATCTGTAATAGTATCTTGCAAACTGCATATACTATATATTCCTCCCTATCTACTGATTCATAAGCTATAAAAAAGATTTCCAtctttcaactaaaaaaaaacaattacctTCTACATTATACACTCTAATACAATAAAACCAGATAAGCACCCCGACAATACAAAAATACTACTCCCATTACGTAATAACTTTGTCATAGACCTTCTCatcaaaataatttactttACAACCACTTGGTGTCATAGATTATTCAATTTCATACAAAGACACCTTACATATATATCAGGATTACAAAGCTCGCTTTACAAGAGTAGGTGGACGTGCATCCATTGATGATAACTTATGAGATATGAAGTGCATTGTTGGCCTTGATTTTGGAGCTTCAAGCAAACAAGAGCTTGCTAGCTTGATGATAAAAACCAAAACATCTTTTAATTCTTCTTCAGGATATGGAATTCGTTCATCTAGCAAATCACTAAGCTGCTTGTGATCTATAGTCGACAAATTTGCTAGCACAGTAATATATTCCCCAAGATGCTTTCCTTTGATTATCTCCAATGTTAATACTCCAAAGCTATAAACATCACACATCTCTGTAACCTTCATTGTATATGCAAGCTCTGAAACAACACAATTTCCAAAAGAGTATTAACAATTTAAACGTGCAAATGAGATTTAAACAGTATAGAGTGTTTGGCTATAGTTCATGAAGTTTGAGTAAAGGATAAAAGAATTAAGTTAGACCTTACCAGGTGCGACATAGCCATATGTGCCAGCAAGTGTAGTGCAATTGGATGAGTCTGGATTGAGAATCTTCGCTAGTCCAAAGTCTGCAACACGAGCTTCATACTCAGAATCAAGCAAAACATTGCTGCTACTTATGTCTCGATGAACAATGGGTGGTGAACAATCCTGGTGCATGTAAGATAAAGAAAAAGCAACACCCTTGATGATATTCAcccttttaagccaatccaattTCTTGGACTCAACTTCATTGCTCAAAATACTAGACAAACTCCCCCTCTCCACATACTCGTAAACCAAGAGTGAGTGTTGTGCTTTTGAACAATAGCCGTAGAGGTTCACAATGTTTCGGTGCTTAATCCCAGTCAATGCCCTTACTTCATTGATGAAGCTTTTGGGATGTGTATTCTGAAATGAAGAGTGAAGTCTCTTCACAGCTATATTCCCTAATGATGGAAGATTTACCTTGTAAACACTTCCTTGTCCTCCTTGCCCAATGCAAAATTTTGCATCAAACTCCTCTGTGGCATTTAAGATATCCCTGTACAATGCCTTTCCATCTAACATGGATATCGAAAGCCAACCATCACCATCCCTTCTTTCAACGTCTTTAACTCTCCTTCTTTTATTACACATAAAGAGAACACCAATGAAAACACAGAGCAGTACTAGTGCTCCCATAACAGGAAGTACAGTGATGAGGATGAGTTTACGTCCCTTTGCTATTGAGTGCTTTTTCACTACAGAAGATGGCTTTTTGCAGGGCTGGAATCCTGTTACATTGCCGCAAAGACCTTTATTACCTTCTAGCAAAGCATTCATAAAAGCTTTATTATTAGGGATTGGACCTTCCAAATCATTGTATGACAATACAACATCCAGCAAACCAGTCAAACTTTCAAGTTCTTTAGGAATGTGCCTAGATAGGCCATTGTGGGAAAGATTTAAGTTTACCAAGACCTTCAGATTGGATAACTGAGGGGGAATATTTCCAACCAGGAGATTATAGCTCAAGTCAAGTACATTAAGCTGAGTTATCCTCCCTATCTCCCTTGGAatattttggccaaatttgttATAGCTCAGGTTCAAGAGAAACATGTTCTTGTAATCTCCTTTAAAGGTTGGGATCGACCCATTTAATCTATTGTCTGATAGATCAAGGGATTCTAGCGTTGTCATTGACCCAAGTTCCATTAGAATATTGCCAGAAAATTGGTTGTTTTGCAAAAAAAGATTAACTAGAGAGGTCAATTTTCCAAGTTCCCTAGGAATCTTCCCAACCAAATGATTTGCTGAAAGATCTAGTCCTTGAAGCTCTTTGAGGTTTCCAATCTCTGGCTATCCGAAAATCAGTCAAATTCTTGCATTTCCCCCAGTTGCTGCTGAGTTCACcatgaaaatcattttcacTCAAATTAATGAACTGCAGCTCTGGATAGATACCAAAAGCTTCAGATAAATTCCCAGTAAAACTGTTGTTATCAAAGCGAACCCTTTTGAAACTTGAGCAATTGAACATGCTTCTTGGTATTGGCCCTGACAACTTGTTACTATTCACCGTGAAGTTCTCAAGTTTCCCACCTTGGCAAAGATGCTCAGGCAAATGACCTGAAAACTGATTTTTACCTATGATCAGCTCTCCCAAGTTATCCAAATATGCAAGTTCTTTTGGAATAGAACCAGAAAGTTTGTTGGCACGGAGATACAGAAATTGCAAGTTTCTCAAATTGCCAAAGGAAGCAGGAATTGGACCAGTAAGTTGATTTTCGTATAAGGCCAGATCATTGAGGTTCTTCAAATTACCCAACTCACTAGGTATGGGACCAGAAAGTTGGTTAGAAAAAAGGTATAGAAGTTTGAGCTCAGTTAAGTCACCTATAGTAATCAGAATTGAACCAGTAAGTTGACTTTTAGATAATCTAACTCGGTGATATTTATCATATTCCCCAATTCACTAGGAATAGGACCAGAAAATTGGTTAACAGAAAGGTCCATAATGTTGAGCCCTGTTAAGTCACCTAAAGTAATTGGAATTGAACCAGTAAGTTGACTTTTAGATAAATCCAGCTCAGTGAGTTTTTTCAAATTCCCCAACTCACTTGGAATGGGACCAGAAAGTTGGTTTGAACTAAGGTACAGAAATGTGAGCTCAGTTAAGTCACCTAAAGCTTTTGGAATTGGACCAGAAAGATTGTTGTCACCAAGATTCAGTGACCGCAAGTTTCTCAATTTGCCAAAAGAAGCAGGAATTGGACCACTAAGCTGATTATAGGATAAATCCAAATCGGTGAGGTTTTTCAAATTTCCCAACTCACTAGGAATGGGACCAGAAAGTTGGTtagaataaaaatgcaaactaTTAAGCTCTGTTACGCCACCTAGAGTTATTGGAATTGAACCACTAAGCTGATTAGTGGACAAATCCGTATCATTGAGGTTTTTCAGATTCCTCAACTCATTAGGAATAGGACCGGTTAGCTAATTAGTGGATAAATCCAGCTCAGTGAGTTTTTTCAAATTCCCCAACTCACTAGGAATGGGACCAGAAAGTTGGTtagaataaaaatgcaaactaTTAAGCTCTGTTAAGCCTACTAGAGTTATTGGAATTGAACTACTAAGCTGATTAGTGGACAAATCCATATCATTGAGGTTTTTCAGATTCCTCAACTCATTAGGAATAGGACCGGTTAGCTGATTAGTGGATAAATccaaatcagtgagttttttcAAATTCCCCAACTCACTAGGAATGGGACCAGAAAGTTGGTtagaataaaaatgcaaactaTTAAGCTTTGTTAAGCCACCTAGAGTTACTGGAATTGAACCACTAAGCTGATTAGTGGATAAATCCATATCATTGAGGTTTTTCAGATTCCTCAACTCATTAGGAATAGGACCGGTAAGCTGATTAGTGGATAAATCCAAATCAGTGAGGCTTTTCAAGTTTCCCAACTCACTAGGAATGGGACCAGAAAGTTGGTTAGAATAAAGGTGCAGACTTTCGAGCTCAGTTAAGTCACCTACAGTTATTGGAATTGGACCAGAAAGATTATTACTCCATAAGGCTAAAACCTCGAGTGACTTCATCTTCCCTATTTCTGCAGGAATGGGACTAGAAAGTTGGTTGGAATAAAGGTACATAATTTCAAGCTCAGTTAAGTCACTCAGAGTAATTGGAATTGAACTAGTAAGTTCATTATAGGAAAAATCCAGACCAGTGAGTTTTTTCAAATTCCCCAACTTACTAGGAATAGGAGCAGTGAGCTGATTATGGGACAAATCCAGATCAGTGAGGTTTTTCAAGTTTCCCAACTCACTAGGAATGGGACCAGAAAGTTGGTTAGAATAAAGGTGCAGACTTTCGAGCTCAGTTAAGTCACCAACAGTTATTGGAATTGGACCAGAAAGATTGTTCCTTTGTAAGCCTAAAAACTCAAGTGACTTCATCTTCCCTATTTCAATGGGAATGAAACCATTTAAATGGTTACTAATGATGAAGAGGTTCTCAACCTTTGACAGTGAGCCAATCTGTGATGGGATTTCGCCTGAAAACTGATTAGACGACAAGTCAAGATAGACAAGATTAGTGAGGTTTCCTATTTCAGGGGGTATAATACCAGAGAGCTGGTTCATGCTAAGATCAACATATTAAAGAAATGGTAGAGATGAAAATGGAAAATCATGGAGTGTACCAATGACATCAGCATTAGTAATATTCAACCTGTTTATCCGACCATTAAAGCATATAACTCCATACCAATCCGTGCATGCACCAACAGTTAGTGTCCATGAAGCCAATAAGGAATTGTTTTGGTTTCAAAAAGTTGCTTTCCATTTGAGGAGAGCAGTTGCTTCCTCAGTGGGAGCAAAAGTAACTGTGAAGAGAGTGAAAAACTgaaggaaataaaatattttgggaACCATCTTGAAAGCTAAAAGATTTCAGTTGTTTGTTTTGTCTATTGATGAGTATAGTTTTATATTGTAGTGAATCACTTCAATTCTTGCTGAGTCAATGGCATTTATCTTTCAGGTTGTAAAACACGGGCAGAATTAGAACGACTTGGGAGTCAATGTGTCACTGTTCATGTAAGTATATACCAATGAATTAAAAGGCTGTCTCTATTGTGACCTAAGCTTAAAGTTGTGCAATCACAAATACACATATTAGTTTTGAAACAAAAACATTGATACACATTATATCACTTCTAAAACAAATACACACACAGtttgtttcaatttaatttttggcataatacataaatatacccTTTAAATTGGCTTCAAAtcacatttatgcccttcaactttaggtgtgcacaagtagacacttaaatttgtataaagttgagcaaatagacacacatgtcctacatggcatcctacatgGCATTTTTTATCCTACGTGGTGTCCTATGTGTATTGTGCCATGTAGGACTcatgtgtctagttgttcaactttatacaagtttaagtgcctatttgtgcatacccaaagttggaggacataaacGTAAAATaaggccaagttaaagggcacatttatgtattatgccttaatTTTTTGTGATGCACAAAATTTATTAGTTCtgagatgaaaaaattaaagaccagcacaaaatttcaagaacataaGTGTCAATGACCCATTGTATCATTTTTGCAGGTTTaagaatttttcataaataactATAGTTTAAATCACAATTATGAATAGTAgctataatttgcataattATAATTCATAGCACAGTAGGTAGTAGGTCAATTGAATTTATTTCTCAGCTTATAAAATACGGGTAGACCTAGAACGACTTGTAAGTCAATGAGTCAATGTTCATGTAAGTACATGCCAACGAATTACAAGGATATCTCAATTGTGGGCCTAAGCCTTAAAGATTTGAAATATATTGTGAGATTTTCtccaaaaaatatagatatatataagtcatttcgTAATTGACGAGCTAATGGACATGCAATAGGAAGAAATTACACCACTTTCCCTTCAAAATAAGCATAATTTTTAGTAGggtaaagggtcaaatatgcccctaaactattcaaAAAGGTCTATATATACCttcgtttaaagtttggctcactcgtgCCCTTgccgtccaacttttcgtcTAGATATACCCTTATGGGCGTTAGTTGGTGTcgcgccccgagcctacaccctgggtgggaccgGCACctggagaccattgctggccccaagtgaacccttgttctggctttcttaactcaacggaaacctaactcaacagaataactcaatgcaatgcaaggttacaaacaacttaacttataaaatctggccacaaaggcaactcgaatctcaaaatagaatatttacatatatacatagatgcgagactcaaaactaactggctgactgtctatgaagcctctacaatACTgggatggatgtcgggacagaccccgcaacaccctaataaaacaaaactaagaacacaaaataattgagtcctccggaatgcaaggaggctcaccactgactctagagtgctcagctggatcaatgacgtgttggatgctgatcctgggtacctgtatctgcatcataataagatgcaggccaactggcatcagtacatagaatgtacgagtatgcgagctggaaagctaaaccacaacttaggcttgaaaggaatacaagaaaacacttaccttggcccTGTACGACTCAAGAataacttaactgaactcaatatatataaaaggcaataagacacatgcgatatataaagcttttaaaacattgcaaacaacttagttcgttaatgattaaagcaataacaactcaactttatttatataaaagtaatataactttagtgggagattctttaaccgacaaccaccactatgagcactagtggtggtacaacgttatacctcacgttgcccaaagaccatcctataccttgccgtgatataggaccttactttttcttagtggatccactagcttaatcttacgtgatcatctaaaaagaatgatacgtcaagtcccatgttggcgcatggttcttatggagagttgagttgatataaactcgtgtccccaattcggtgctcaatactactcccaaaaatactttggctcataagtgttttaaacacatctttctttagtttgagattattgctcaaaaactagcccaaaggctttcttggaatcgatgttcctttcttactcaaatgtaaaaacatttagaaacttctttgggaaatacatagttccctaataactttcgAGAAATGAGctcaactcttgactcttgacttaactcgaaactcttgacttaactgaaaactcttgacttgacttgaaactcgatactctttacttgacttgaaacttgagattctttacttaacttggaacttgagccttagaatgaagttaaaatgttcaataaagactcttgaacaactttaaagacttgctttgactcccttcttaacttctaagcttggctctaacttcacttgacttctaacttcacttgacctctaactaactttccttgaattggaattatgaattcaaggtgtttgatcacatgttatggagggattcttgatgtttagacgtactttggagtgtcagaaacaactatgaaacgtaggtataatacctaggaacatgcatgagaaagtgtgaaaagaatgggggaacttggcgtctttggcgctctgcaagacgcggagcgccagccctcgaaGCTCAGAAGGCACCTGCTGGCGATCTGagaggcgcgccgccccaaggctggacttcagagtccccTTTGGGGGGCGCGACGCGCCAGCCCCTTCCCCAAAAAAcccgacttttctccctctttttcccaactctaaaccaccctaacttcaaaggttccaatcccaaacactaaggatcataaaatccctcacatacaagagattcaactcaaaagcACAACCAAACTCATGTCCCAACTCAACAAGAACCTCAACAATACAATCAACAacaccaacaacttcaacaacacaaccattcttttctcaataataaaaatgagtttggtgtgtgggggaaaggatcaacccaacactaagaactcacatacctattGGGGGTCACCCCCGATGAtatccacgacggaaacttgtttgatctcctcttcttctcctcttcttctcttcttcttctcttcttcactctcaagccctagctttcactcttttaaaatgggaccaaaatgatccaaaaatcagcctaacacacaatataaccccaaaagaaaaactagggaaaagaccaaaatgcccttaaaatttccggacggattccctgccaactgcccaactttcaaagggcataacttgctcatacgaactcggaatcgagcaaacttaGTGGCGTTGTAAAGATaattccacaagcttcgcaaccataactggaactactcctaaatcatcctgagctaggagttatgactgctcaaagttggccaaaactcactgatttcccacaaccaaatttccagatttgaattttattccaaaattgactatttccaatttcaagctttttcatagttatttcaacttacCGGATGTTATAGTTGGCCTGCTGGACATATCTAGctcattttccatttctttaaaTGCCACATGGAATTGTCATGTCATTTTGACATTACCACAtgatatttatatgaaaatggaaaggGATCAATTATGCCCCTAAAATATTCGTACCCATAAACACCTAATCCGACCCATAAATCAaccccccttttaaataaactacccgacccgttttcaacaattttgtttaaatttttatttttttcggtaaatcccgaaaatgagtaattgattaataaaaaataggaaaaatatgaaaaaaatataaaattaacgccaaaaattcacaaataaatattgtaaccttaaattcaacagtttcaacaatttttttaaatatttactttttttcgGTAATCCTGAAAAtaagtaattgattaataaaaaatatgaaaaatatgtaaaaaaatataaaattaacgccaaaaatcacaaataaatatagtaaccttggattcaaaaatttcaacaagtttttttaatttttatctttttcggcaaatcccgaaaatgagtaatttattaataaaaaataggaaaaatatgaaaaaaatatacaaatgccATTTTCATTTAGGTGTTTACGGGttcaaatttttcattctcaattatttttttcattttatattttttcatttaggTGTTTATGGGTTCGAAtgaataattaaattgttaGGAAACcataaacaatttatttttttcatatttttcctattttttatcaatcagttactcattttcgggatttactaaaaaaataaaaattaaaaaaaattgttgaatttaaggttactgtatttttttgtgaatttttggcgtaaattttatatatatttccaattttttattaataaattactcattttcgagatttgccaaaaaaaataaaattaaaaaaaattgttgaaatttttgaatttaagtttactatatttatttgtgattttttttgcgttaattttatattttttcatattttttattaatcaattactcattttcgggatatatcgaaaaaaaatttaaaaaaaattgttgaatttaaggttacaatatttatttgtgaatttttggcattaattttatgtttttttcatattttttctattttttattaatcaattactcattttcgggatttaccgaaaatttaaaaacttaaacaaaattgttgaaaatgggtcgggtagtttatttaaaaggggggtTGATTTATGGGTCGGATTAAGTGTTTATGGGTTCGAATTTTTTAGGGGAATAATTGATCcctttccattttcatataaatgtcaTGTGGTAAAGTCAAAATGGCATGACAATTCCATGTGGCTtttaaagaaatggaaaatgagCTGGATATGTCCAGCAGGCCAActaacgcccata encodes:
- the LOC125851527 gene encoding MDIS1-interacting receptor like kinase 2-like → MELGSMTTLESLDLSDNRLNGSIPTFKGDYKNMFLLNLSYNKFGQNIPREIGRITQLNVLDLSYNLLVGNIPPQLSNLKVLVNLNLSHNGLSRHIPKELESLTGLLDVVLSYNDLEGPIPNNKAFMNALLEGNKGLCGNVTGFQPCKKPSSVVKKHSIAKGRKLILITVLPVMGALVLLCVFIGVLFMCNKRRRVKDVERRDGDGWLSISMLDGKALYRDILNATEEFDAKFCIGQGGQGSVYKVNLPSLGNIAVKRLHSSFQNTHPKSFINEVRALTGIKHRNIVNLYGYCSKAQHSLLVYEYVERGSLSSILSNEVESKKLDWLKRVNIIKGVAFSLSYMHQDCSPPIVHRDISSSNVLLDSEYEARVADFGLAKILNPDSSNCTTLAGTYGYVAPELAYTMKVTEMCDVYSFGVLTLEIIKGKHLGEYITVLANLSTIDHKQLSDLLDERIPYPEEELKDVLVFIIKLASSCLLEAPKSRPTMHFISHKLSSMDARPPTLVKRAL
- the LOC125851528 gene encoding LRR receptor-like serine/threonine-protein kinase FLS2; amino-acid sequence: MNQLSGIIPPEIGNLTNLVYLDLSSNQFSGEIPSQIGSLSKVENLFIISNHLNGFIPIEIGKMKSLEFLGLQRNNLSGPIPITVGDLTELESLHLYSNQLSGPIPSELGNLKNLTDLDLSHNQLTAPIPSKLGNLKKLTGLDFSYNELTSSIPITLSDLTELEIMYLYSNQLSSPIPAEIGKMKSLEVLALWSNNLSGPIPITVGDLTELESLHLYSNQLSGPIPSELGNLKSLTDLDLSTNQLTGPIPNELRNLKNLNDMDLSTNQLSGSIPVTLGGLTKLNSLHFYSNQLSGPIPSELGNLKKLTDLDLSTNQLTGPIPNELRNLKNLNDMDLSTNQLSSSIPITLLTGPIPNELRNLKNLNDTDLSTNQLSGSIPITLGGVTELNSLHFYSNQLSGPIPSELGNLKNLTDLDLSYNQLSGPIPASFGKLRNLRSLNLGDNNLSGPIPKALGDLTELTFLYLSSNQLSGPIPSELGNLKKLTELDLSKSQLTGSIPITLGDLTGLNIMDLSVNQFSGPIPSDLTELKLLYLFSNQLSGPIPSELGNLKNLNDLALYENQLTGPIPASFGNLRNLQFLYLRANKLSGSIPKELAYLDNLGELIIGKNQFSGHLPEHLCQGGKLENFTVNSNKLSGPIPRSMFNCSSFKRVRFDNNSFTGNLSEAFGIYPELQFINLSENDFHGELSSNWGKCKNLTDFRIARDWKPQRASRTRSFSKSFGWEDS